The following coding sequences lie in one Halorarum halophilum genomic window:
- a CDS encoding Yip1 family protein has translation MPSTPLFDPRAFFTERNPSLRGAAAILYFAGIAPVSTGAIATGGFGPADVTGWLLLLAVLVGAAGGAVVIWTVYAVGIYLATAVAGGTGSFTRTAANVGWSLLPLLLGNVVTSLARWGVYLSGRLSGEGSVRFPSWLDGLSLVVAVGCYLWIGYLLVYAIEDARDVSVQHATVIAAIVALVSVLVSVGISL, from the coding sequence ATGCCCTCCACGCCACTGTTCGATCCCCGCGCGTTCTTCACCGAACGGAACCCGTCCCTGCGAGGCGCCGCGGCCATCCTCTACTTCGCCGGGATCGCTCCCGTTTCGACGGGTGCTATCGCGACGGGCGGATTCGGTCCCGCCGACGTCACGGGCTGGCTACTCCTCCTCGCGGTACTGGTCGGTGCCGCAGGCGGTGCCGTCGTGATCTGGACGGTGTACGCCGTCGGTATCTATCTCGCGACGGCGGTGGCCGGAGGGACCGGATCGTTCACCCGGACGGCGGCGAACGTTGGCTGGTCACTTCTCCCGCTCCTGCTCGGTAACGTGGTCACGTCGCTGGCGAGGTGGGGAGTGTATCTCTCCGGCCGACTCTCCGGCGAGGGGTCGGTTCGGTTCCCGTCCTGGCTGGACGGACTGAGTCTCGTCGTTGCCGTCGGCTGCTACCTCTGGATCGGCTACCTGCTGGTGTACGCGATCGAGGATGCCCGCGACGTTTCGGTGCAGCACGCGACCGTGATCGCAGCGATAGTGGCGCTCGTGAGTGTCCTCGTCTCGGTAGGTATCAGCCTCTGA
- a CDS encoding DUF309 domain-containing protein, translating into MDDHTRDESVGPPTHGAPTGWLAERAESNGWEHGSLRRATLHGVRLYNAGEYHEAHDCFEAEWYNYGSGTTESAFLHGMVQVAAGAYKHFDFEDDAGMRSLFETALQYLHGVPSDFYGVDVDGVRTTLDTALENPAVLHGWEIELDGERPVADAVDREYAERLE; encoded by the coding sequence ATGGACGACCACACCCGAGACGAATCCGTGGGTCCGCCGACGCACGGCGCGCCGACTGGGTGGCTCGCCGAGCGTGCAGAGTCGAATGGGTGGGAGCACGGGTCACTTCGACGCGCTACGCTCCACGGCGTTCGACTCTATAACGCAGGCGAGTACCACGAGGCCCACGATTGTTTCGAAGCAGAGTGGTACAACTACGGGTCAGGAACGACTGAGAGCGCGTTCCTCCACGGGATGGTACAGGTCGCTGCTGGCGCGTACAAGCACTTTGATTTCGAGGATGACGCAGGGATGCGGTCACTCTTTGAGACCGCTCTCCAGTACCTCCACGGCGTTCCGTCGGACTTCTATGGCGTGGACGTGGATGGAGTGCGGACCACGCTCGATACTGCGCTTGAGAACCCGGCGGTGCTCCACGGCTGGGAAATCGAACTCGATGGCGAGCGACCCGTTGCAGACGCGGTCGACCGCGAGTACGCAGAACGCCTCGAATGA